In a genomic window of Methylobacter sp. YRD-M1:
- a CDS encoding neuraminidase-like domain-containing protein, producing MNLQGRDLKQDMRGDDVALLQRELMLIGYEAPIDERQASVFGPGTLQVVTRFQKERGTQTTGVVDAQTARAINAVVDAETITVEGRVSSRTRAGVARLAIEIVDKNIGEDVVLMNAFTDDDGHYETTFSIAALRQRGKQQPDLQARAFSPRTHVLLGASEVRYNASKRETLNILVEEKANEALASEHATLVDTLSTHFRGNLGDLQETDDRQDITYLANKSHWDPRMVALAALANQFSARTADPVGAPGIAPPFFYALFRAGLPANEDALYRIDANTAAGIWKRSIEQGVIPAALTDSIPEATERFQGLVSRRTLEVPALPGISPLKEMLSVSLIDDAEKQRQFADLYTRHRDDPPKLWDAVRSAFGEAAEKRLRLDGQLAYLTLNNASLIRKLHDSVGQDGLSDTVKLVEEGFYHADKWQSVIGNDPVPADIPGATAEEQRAHYAELLSAQVRLSFPTAVMAQMVKSGDTPLSNASVREEVQAFLTEHHAKFEIGMQPVERFIAKANLQIAPEVAQEVKRIQRVYQITPSDTAMNALLKKDVDSAYKVVRYGQDEFVQTFQEDLGGEAQARLAYAKAQQVHNAVLNIATSYLIANTAPGIGANSQAQIVNPAPRGVDPQAAGDVIAYPTLEGLFGAMDYCECEHCRSILSPAAYLVDLLQFCDPATVTEKENPQSVLFERRPDIQHLPLTCENTNTPLPYIDVVNETLEYFVANNLTLDNYAGHSIDGDASPEELLASPQFVSEAAYATLQAEFFPPPLPFHQPLENLRRYFDRFEVPLPKVMEALRKDDSVDRANSDEYGWRDILMEELRLSRAEHKILTNYDRDPPLNTKLTLQQLYGYAPATPETDILANLANAKVFTDRVGITYEDIIEILKTRFINPDSTLIPKLERLGVPFSTLKTLKESPLTGQAWLDLLPKPLPDASQYGGNIEAWVKNETNFGRIMGLITLSNPTTAEDLCQFDKLELRYANPDNNANKLRAFEFIRFIRFIRLWKKLGWTIEQTDKAITALYPADEIPDDSDDAVNLQRLDAGFLILLPRLGVIKRVRQALKLKPNQDLLPLLACFAPIDTHGAVSLYRQMFLSPALLKLDGAFADDGFGDFLTDSNEKLVRHAEALRAAFQITDAELSEIGTALGFDANTPLTLDNISAVFRHGWLARKLRLSVREFLLLTRFTNLDPFAAPDAPNPPILRFIEFVDRIRAAALKPVQALYLIWNQDISGKSSPEDREITDFARTLRASFAAIESEFAIADDPDGAIARARMALVYGNEAADLFFGLLGNTLVTEVTYSHGQTTLEQAILDAAPARIAYDDFRKRLFFSGVMTTDLQNALKTVTDVSAAFKTAVDSLYTENQKVAGPFFDRYPELLPLHDAFVFFGDLKSTVGYVHSQQKLEQAIVDIAPGRITYDHASSKLSFKGVMSATTRDALKTVAGVTPQFQAAVENLFADNQAAIQGFFANHPTPVSQQVAYLEANDSLEQRRSVLLEGFLPELKRRRKRQQALQAISAAAKTDVGFASALLDDSDVLHAIADDTRHALDDLTAVETAGLSAQFFFRDTASGNVDRASDAESNLAYSTIGSNKLPANPTPGAAISGIWAGYLETPENGLFNFGIEAESSSVVTLTVDSRPIDLAQNGTVWSNTAPVELRAGTLYAIALKVEKVKDTLNVRWESTGRGREIIPPGYMYSATLQDHLRVVYIRFLKATSLATSLRLTNAETVHFISHADYRIAGQGWLNSLPVTGSSDNATAIELVRVFTALLDFARIKAALSPDDERLLSILKDPAAATQSPAGLLFTLTRWTPESLNALLARFGRAIADLSHFDVFSRIYDAFAPVKTMGIPASALIKAATNEPNAITVRDLQAALRARYEEADWLNVLKPINDEMRGLQRNALVSNILLGMRQKDETKHIDTPDKLFEHFLMDVQMEPCMQTSRIRHALSSVQLFIERCLMNLEPQVAPSSINTKQWEWMKRYRIWEANRKVFLWPENWLEPELRDDQSPFFKETMSELLQGDITEDRAATALLNYLSKLEEVAKLEPCGIHYLENNTGAGDDIAHVVARTTGANRKYFYRRREYGYWTPWEQIRLDIEDNPVIPVVWKGHLLLFWLRILKQAPLHNPTVRDHRDERKLTEVTPSDLVPTGTPKVIVQAVLCWSEYYNSKWQPTKTSDVNNPTVLGEIDPTVFDRSALQLSVAEEGNALRVIIRGLGSSSFLLFNTHSLPVPQPGPFALPAAPQRTMDASSDSFIILYSNGRLLFNPNGGFSGVLMRPVLKNELGGRAIQPNHLLQNPWGAPFFYEDGRHVFFVTTSERIVQIRQWDWYGIVPDLVKPPLAIPSLVFKPEEVRPDRLGPIVTVPNVGVVDRTPIERFVSEDAYIDRAIGTSGTVPYGDNEIGPVGVVSQRR from the coding sequence ATGAATTTGCAAGGGCGGGACTTGAAACAGGACATGCGCGGTGACGACGTCGCGCTGCTGCAGCGTGAATTGATGCTGATCGGCTACGAAGCGCCGATCGACGAGCGCCAGGCTTCGGTGTTTGGCCCGGGCACCCTCCAGGTAGTGACTCGCTTCCAGAAAGAGCGAGGCACTCAGACCACCGGTGTGGTCGATGCCCAGACCGCGCGCGCGATCAACGCGGTGGTAGATGCTGAGACGATCACGGTCGAAGGGAGGGTGTCTAGCCGCACCCGCGCCGGCGTGGCCCGCCTGGCGATCGAAATCGTCGACAAGAACATCGGCGAAGACGTGGTCCTCATGAATGCCTTCACCGATGACGATGGCCACTACGAAACAACCTTCTCGATTGCAGCCTTGCGTCAACGCGGCAAGCAACAACCCGATCTGCAGGCGCGTGCTTTTTCTCCCCGGACGCACGTGTTGCTCGGCGCATCGGAGGTGCGCTACAACGCATCGAAGCGCGAAACGCTGAATATCCTCGTTGAGGAAAAAGCCAACGAAGCGCTGGCCTCGGAGCATGCGACCTTGGTCGATACGCTCTCGACTCATTTCCGCGGCAACCTGGGCGACCTTCAGGAAACGGACGACCGGCAGGACATTACTTATCTTGCCAACAAGTCCCACTGGGATCCTCGGATGGTTGCGCTTGCGGCTCTGGCAAATCAGTTCAGCGCCAGGACTGCGGACCCGGTTGGGGCACCCGGGATCGCACCGCCGTTCTTCTACGCACTGTTCCGCGCCGGACTGCCCGCCAATGAGGATGCGCTCTATCGAATCGATGCGAACACCGCGGCCGGCATCTGGAAGCGGAGTATCGAGCAGGGCGTGATCCCCGCTGCACTGACCGACAGCATTCCGGAGGCCACCGAACGTTTTCAAGGCCTCGTCTCGCGTCGTACCTTAGAGGTTCCGGCGTTACCGGGCATCTCGCCGTTGAAGGAGATGTTGTCGGTTTCCCTCATTGACGATGCGGAAAAGCAGCGGCAATTCGCCGACCTCTATACACGGCACCGGGATGATCCGCCAAAACTCTGGGACGCGGTGCGAAGCGCCTTCGGCGAGGCAGCGGAGAAGCGACTCAGGCTAGACGGTCAGCTCGCGTATCTGACACTCAATAACGCATCACTGATCCGCAAGTTACACGACTCGGTGGGCCAGGATGGCTTGAGCGACACGGTGAAACTCGTCGAGGAGGGTTTTTACCATGCCGACAAATGGCAGTCGGTGATCGGTAATGACCCGGTTCCAGCCGATATTCCTGGGGCGACCGCCGAGGAGCAAAGGGCGCACTATGCCGAGCTGCTGTCCGCCCAGGTTCGCCTGAGTTTCCCAACGGCGGTGATGGCGCAAATGGTCAAGAGCGGCGACACGCCCTTGTCAAACGCCAGCGTCCGGGAAGAGGTGCAAGCCTTTCTCACCGAACATCACGCGAAATTCGAGATCGGCATGCAGCCGGTCGAGCGGTTCATCGCCAAGGCCAACCTGCAAATCGCCCCCGAAGTGGCCCAAGAGGTCAAGCGCATACAGCGGGTTTATCAGATCACGCCTTCTGACACGGCGATGAATGCGCTGCTGAAGAAAGACGTGGATTCCGCTTACAAAGTCGTCCGCTACGGGCAGGACGAGTTCGTCCAGACCTTCCAGGAGGATCTGGGCGGCGAAGCCCAAGCGCGATTAGCCTACGCCAAGGCGCAACAGGTGCATAACGCGGTCCTGAATATCGCCACATCGTATTTGATCGCGAACACCGCACCGGGGATTGGCGCAAATAGTCAGGCCCAGATCGTAAACCCGGCGCCTAGGGGCGTTGATCCGCAGGCCGCCGGCGACGTCATCGCGTATCCGACCCTGGAAGGGCTCTTCGGCGCAATGGACTACTGTGAATGCGAGCACTGCCGCTCCATCTTGAGCCCGGCGGCTTACCTGGTGGATCTGCTGCAGTTCTGCGACCCGGCGACGGTAACGGAAAAGGAGAACCCGCAGAGCGTACTGTTCGAGCGGCGCCCGGATATCCAACACCTGCCCCTCACCTGTGAGAACACCAATACGCCATTGCCCTACATCGATGTTGTCAACGAAACGCTGGAATACTTCGTCGCCAATAACCTCACGCTCGATAACTACGCCGGGCATAGCATCGACGGCGACGCCAGCCCGGAAGAGCTACTGGCCAGCCCGCAGTTTGTCAGCGAGGCGGCTTACGCAACGCTCCAGGCAGAATTTTTTCCACCTCCCTTGCCCTTCCATCAACCGCTCGAAAACCTGCGCCGCTATTTCGACCGGTTCGAGGTGCCGTTGCCGAAGGTGATGGAGGCCCTGCGCAAGGACGACAGCGTGGACCGCGCGAACTCGGATGAGTATGGCTGGCGCGATATTTTGATGGAAGAGCTAAGGCTTTCCCGCGCCGAGCACAAGATTCTTACCAATTATGATCGGGACCCGCCGCTCAACACGAAGCTCACACTCCAACAGCTTTATGGTTATGCCCCGGCGACTCCAGAAACCGATATCCTGGCCAATCTCGCAAATGCGAAAGTTTTCACGGACCGAGTGGGGATCACGTACGAAGACATCATCGAGATTCTCAAGACCCGTTTCATCAATCCCGATTCGACGCTGATTCCTAAACTGGAACGGTTAGGCGTCCCCTTCTCGACCTTGAAAACCTTGAAGGAAAGCCCACTGACTGGTCAAGCTTGGCTGGATTTGCTTCCAAAGCCTTTGCCGGATGCCTCGCAATATGGCGGCAATATCGAAGCCTGGGTAAAGAACGAGACGAACTTCGGCAGGATCATGGGTCTGATCACGCTCAGCAACCCGACCACAGCCGAGGACCTGTGCCAATTCGACAAGCTTGAACTCCGCTACGCCAATCCCGACAACAACGCCAACAAGTTGCGGGCCTTCGAATTTATCCGATTCATCCGCTTTATCCGGCTCTGGAAGAAACTCGGCTGGACCATCGAGCAGACGGATAAAGCGATCACCGCACTCTATCCGGCGGATGAGATTCCGGACGACTCCGATGATGCGGTGAACCTGCAAAGGCTCGATGCCGGGTTTTTGATCCTGCTGCCGCGCCTGGGCGTGATCAAACGCGTCAGGCAAGCCCTCAAACTAAAACCGAACCAGGACTTGTTGCCGCTCCTGGCCTGCTTTGCGCCGATCGACACGCACGGAGCGGTGTCTCTCTACCGGCAGATGTTTCTCAGCCCGGCGCTGCTGAAACTGGATGGCGCATTCGCTGACGATGGCTTTGGCGACTTTCTTACGGACAGCAATGAGAAACTCGTACGCCATGCGGAGGCCCTGCGCGCAGCCTTCCAGATCACCGACGCCGAACTGAGCGAAATTGGTACTGCGCTTGGGTTCGATGCCAACACGCCACTGACGCTGGACAATATCAGCGCGGTCTTTCGACATGGCTGGTTAGCACGGAAGCTAAGACTCAGTGTCCGCGAGTTTCTGTTGCTGACGAGGTTTACCAATCTCGACCCTTTCGCCGCGCCGGATGCACCGAATCCGCCGATTCTGCGCTTCATCGAGTTCGTGGACCGGATTCGCGCCGCCGCCTTGAAGCCAGTACAGGCCCTGTATCTCATCTGGAACCAGGATATCAGCGGCAAATCCTCGCCCGAGGACAGAGAGATTACGGACTTTGCCCGCACCCTGCGCGCGAGTTTCGCAGCGATCGAGAGCGAGTTTGCGATTGCCGATGATCCGGACGGGGCTATTGCTCGTGCCAGAATGGCGCTTGTCTACGGCAACGAGGCGGCTGATTTATTTTTCGGCCTGCTCGGGAATACCCTAGTTACGGAGGTGACGTACAGCCACGGTCAGACTACGCTGGAGCAGGCCATCCTGGATGCTGCACCGGCACGCATCGCTTATGACGACTTCCGCAAGCGGCTGTTCTTCAGCGGCGTCATGACGACCGATCTTCAAAACGCGTTGAAAACGGTGACCGACGTTTCTGCTGCATTCAAAACAGCGGTGGACAGTCTCTACACGGAGAATCAGAAGGTCGCCGGACCGTTTTTCGACCGCTACCCGGAACTGTTACCGCTCCATGATGCCTTCGTCTTTTTTGGAGACTTGAAGAGCACCGTTGGATACGTCCACTCCCAACAGAAACTGGAGCAGGCTATCGTGGATATCGCGCCGGGACGGATCACCTACGACCACGCAAGCAGCAAACTTTCCTTCAAAGGCGTCATGAGCGCGACCACACGCGACGCGCTCAAGACTGTCGCTGGCGTGACTCCGCAATTCCAGGCGGCGGTTGAGAATCTTTTCGCTGACAATCAGGCTGCCATCCAAGGTTTCTTTGCCAATCATCCGACGCCAGTCTCGCAGCAAGTGGCTTACCTGGAAGCCAACGACTCGTTAGAACAGAGGCGATCGGTGTTATTGGAGGGCTTCCTCCCAGAACTCAAGCGGCGGCGCAAGCGCCAGCAGGCTTTGCAGGCCATCAGCGCCGCAGCAAAAACAGATGTCGGATTTGCGAGCGCGTTGCTCGATGATTCAGACGTCCTGCACGCCATAGCGGACGATACCCGTCACGCCCTGGACGATCTCACGGCCGTGGAGACAGCCGGCCTTTCGGCGCAATTCTTCTTCCGTGACACGGCCTCGGGCAACGTTGACCGCGCCAGTGACGCCGAGAGCAATCTGGCGTACTCCACGATCGGGAGCAATAAGCTTCCTGCCAACCCTACGCCCGGGGCGGCCATCTCTGGAATCTGGGCAGGCTACCTGGAGACGCCAGAGAACGGCTTATTCAATTTCGGTATCGAGGCCGAATCGAGCAGCGTCGTGACCTTGACTGTGGATAGCAGGCCGATCGACTTGGCGCAGAACGGCACCGTTTGGAGCAACACGGCGCCTGTTGAGCTACGAGCCGGGACGCTTTACGCCATCGCTCTCAAAGTTGAGAAGGTGAAAGACACGCTCAATGTCCGTTGGGAAAGCACTGGGCGCGGCCGGGAGATCATTCCGCCCGGTTATATGTACTCCGCGACGTTGCAGGATCACCTGCGTGTTGTCTACATCCGCTTCCTCAAGGCCACGTCCCTGGCTACCAGTCTTCGGCTGACGAACGCCGAAACCGTCCACTTCATCTCTCACGCGGATTACCGGATTGCCGGCCAAGGGTGGTTGAACAGCCTGCCGGTCACGGGAAGCTCCGACAATGCCACGGCCATTGAGCTCGTGAGAGTCTTTACAGCCCTGCTCGATTTCGCCCGCATCAAGGCCGCGCTTTCGCCCGACGATGAACGCCTCCTCAGTATTCTCAAAGACCCAGCAGCGGCGACACAAAGCCCGGCTGGCTTACTTTTCACTCTTACGCGCTGGACACCCGAATCGCTCAATGCGCTGCTAGCCCGCTTCGGGAGGGCCATTGCTGATTTGTCCCACTTCGACGTCTTCAGCCGAATCTACGACGCCTTTGCGCCGGTGAAGACGATGGGCATCCCGGCGTCGGCGCTAATCAAAGCCGCCACCAACGAACCAAACGCCATCACCGTACGCGACTTGCAGGCCGCCCTGCGTGCACGTTACGAAGAGGCTGATTGGCTAAACGTGCTCAAGCCCATCAATGACGAAATGCGCGGCCTGCAGCGCAATGCACTGGTCTCCAATATACTGCTTGGAATGCGGCAGAAGGATGAAACGAAGCACATCGATACGCCCGACAAGCTCTTCGAGCATTTCCTGATGGACGTGCAGATGGAGCCCTGCATGCAGACCTCGCGCATCCGCCACGCCCTGTCTTCGGTCCAGCTCTTCATCGAGCGCTGCCTGATGAATCTCGAGCCGCAGGTTGCGCCGTCGTCCATCAACACGAAGCAGTGGGAATGGATGAAGCGCTACCGGATCTGGGAGGCCAATCGCAAGGTCTTCCTCTGGCCGGAAAACTGGCTGGAGCCCGAGCTGCGCGACGACCAGTCGCCGTTTTTCAAGGAGACCATGAGCGAGCTGCTGCAAGGCGATATCACCGAAGACCGCGCCGCAACCGCCCTGCTGAATTACCTATCGAAACTTGAAGAAGTGGCGAAACTGGAGCCGTGCGGCATTCATTACCTTGAGAACAATACGGGCGCTGGCGATGACATCGCCCATGTGGTGGCCCGTACCACGGGGGCGAATCGCAAGTACTTCTACCGTCGCCGGGAGTACGGCTATTGGACGCCATGGGAGCAGATCCGGCTGGATATCGAGGACAATCCGGTGATTCCGGTGGTCTGGAAAGGCCATCTCTTGCTGTTTTGGCTCAGGATTCTCAAGCAGGCGCCTTTGCACAACCCGACTGTGCGAGACCATAGAGATGAAAGAAAGCTAACAGAGGTTACACCATCGGACCTTGTACCCACCGGTACGCCCAAAGTAATAGTGCAGGCAGTTCTTTGCTGGAGCGAGTATTACAACAGTAAGTGGCAACCGACCAAGACCTCGGATGTGAATAACCCGACTGTGCTAGGAGAGATCGACCCGACAGTCTTCGACCGCTCGGCACTGCAATTGTCAGTAGCCGAGGAGGGAAATGCCCTCCGTGTGATAATTCGGGGTCTGGGATCATCGTCATTCCTCTTGTTCAACACGCATAGTCTGCCCGTGCCTCAGCCTGGTCCTTTTGCGCTGCCCGCCGCTCCGCAACGCACGATGGATGCGTCAAGTGACAGCTTCATAATCCTCTACAGCAACGGCCGTTTATTGTTCAACCCCAATGGGGGTTTTTCAGGGGTTCTGATGCGCCCCGTGCTGAAGAACGAGCTCGGCGGCAGGGCCATCCAACCGAACCACTTGTTACAGAACCCCTGGGGTGCCCCCTTCTTTTATGAGGACGGACGACATGTCTTCTTCGTCACCACGAGCGAGCGCATCGTGCAAATTCGTCAGTGGGACTGGTACGGCATTGTTCCCGATCTAGTGAAGCCCCCGCTAGCCATCCCTTCGCTCGTATTCAAGCCCGAGGAGGTCAGACCAGACAGACTCGGTCCCATAGTTACCGTGCCGAACGTAGGGGTGGTCGATCGTACTCCGATCGAGCGGTTTGTCTCCGAAGACGCTTACATCGACAGAGCTATCGGCACGAGCGGCACGGTTCCCTACGGCGACAATGAGATCGGCCCAGTGGGTGTGGTCTCGCAACGCAGATGA